The Pirellulales bacterium DNA segment GACGTCTGTTGGCTTATTAGCGAGAACGAAACTCAAGTTTAAGCGCCCCAAACTGGAAGTTGTAGTGTGAATTCTGGCGGCGGAATTTCCAGATACTCAAGATGGCATATCCAGCATATTCCGTCCCTGCTGCGCCCAATTGCATAAGGTAAGTTTGGACGATGACGATGAGAATTTCCAAAGGTAGCTATTTACTCGAATTGTGAGAAAGTACCATGCTTGATGATGCAATAGATCAAACAACAAAAAAGCAAAAACCTACATTCGTGGAGCGAATCGTGGAAAGGATGGGCCTGCAGGCTACTGCCAAAGCTGTCTATGCTGATCCCGTTGAACGCGACGGCATCACAGTAATTCCCGTAGCTAAATTACGCTGGGGATTTGGCGGGGGCAGTGGTCGCAAACGGGGAAAGCGTGGAAAAGGCGGAGGCGGCGGAATGCAAGCGGCCCCATTGGGTTACATCGAGATCACAGAAGGTCGAACCCAATTCAAACCGATCCACGATCCTATGACATTGGTCCCTATTGCGGCAGTCGGGGGAATAGTTGGTTGGATTCTGCTACGATCCCTGCGCAAACTCTTTCGAGGCTAACTCTTTGGTGGAAATTAGAGCAGTTGAGTTTGGCAGCCGAAAGAAATGCCTATGCGCCGCGCAGCTAGCGGCGTAAGTGCAAGGCGTCGTGCTCCGCGTCCCAAGGTCCAAATTCGGCCTAAATCTTCAAATCCCATTCGGCGGCAACTTCGAAGTGAAGCGAAGTTGTAACTATTGACCGAGGTAATCAGCTTAGTCACACCCTGCTGGGATAGCTCTTTTAGAGCCAGCGCTATCCCCATGCCATAGAGTCGCCGACCGCGATAATCAGGATGTGTGAAGGCATTGTACATGTAAATAGTATTCGCCGGATACGACATCGGAACTCCGACGTGATGTTGGCCTTCAATCGAGTTTCGTGCATACCAACTGTAACTAACTAACCGATCTCCATGCAAAATGGCCAAGCACAGATCATTGCGCGAAGCTGAACGGGCAATAAAATCGTTTACAAGATTGTGGCTTTGATCTTGAACAAAATGTGCTACTTCCGCTGGCTCAAGAAACCGAAACGTAAACTCGGGGTCGGTGTCGATGGAAGGTGGTAACTTTAT contains these protein-coding regions:
- a CDS encoding spore germination protein GerW family protein, with translation MLDDAIDQTTKKQKPTFVERIVERMGLQATAKAVYADPVERDGITVIPVAKLRWGFGGGSGRKRGKRGKGGGGGMQAAPLGYIEITEGRTQFKPIHDPMTLVPIAAVGGIVGWILLRSLRKLFRG
- a CDS encoding GNAT family N-acetyltransferase: MITANSSALQRLVQTGRYYGPSASARWLGLRIAEKLLRVEVSQLLYLDAIKLPPSIDTDPEFTFRFLEPAEVAHFVQDQSHNLVNDFIARSASRNDLCLAILHGDRLVSYSWYARNSIEGQHHVGVPMSYPANTIYMYNAFTHPDYRGRRLYGMGIALALKELSQQGVTKLITSVNSYNFASLRSCRRMGFEDLGRIWTLGRGARRLALTPLAARRIGISFGCQTQLL